ATCCGCGCGCTGGGCGCGAAGCTGATCGAGCACGGGCGCGACTTCCAGGAGGCCTTCGAGCACGCGCAGTCACTGGCCAAGTCACACGACCTGCACTTCTTCCCGTCATTCCACCCCTGGCTCGTGCGCGGCGTGTCGACCTGCGCGTGGGAGCTCCTGCGCGCGCAGCCGCAGCTCGACCTGCTCTACGTGCCGATCGGGCTGGGCTCGGGCGTGTGCGGGGCGCTGCGCGCGCGCGAGGCGCTCGGCTTGCGCACACGCATCGTCGGCGTGGTCGCGGAGCGCGCGCCCACGTATGCGCTGTCGTTCGAGGCGGGCCGGCCCGTGCCGACCGACTCCGCGGACACGCTGGCCGACGGGCTCGCCGTGCGCGTGCCCGACGCCGAGGCGCTCGAGCGCATCCGCGCAGGCGTGGAGCGCGTGGTGCGCGTGTCCGAAGCGGAGATCCGCTCCGCCATGCGCGCGCTGTTCAGCGACACCCACAACGTGGCCGAAGGCGCAGGCGCCGCGGCGCTGGCGGCCTGTCTGGCCGAGCGCGGCGCGCTGGCGGGCCAGCGCGTGGGCGTGATCCTCAGCGGCGGCAACGTCGACCGCGCGCTGTACGCGAGCGTCCTGTCCGAGAAGGAGTGACCGTGCGACTGACACCGATCTGTGTAGCTTCGATCCTGGCCTGCGCGGCGCTCGGCGCGCGCGCCGCCGACCCGGCGCAGAACCCATGGTTCCAGCAGGGCCGCGAGGCGCTGAAGAAGGCCGCGGCGGGGCTCCAGCCCGCGCACGCCCGGAACGCGATCCTGTTCGTCGGCGACGGCATGGGCATCGCCACCGTCACCGCCGCGCGCATCCTGGAGGGGCAGCGCCGGGGCCAGAGCGGCGAGGAGAACCGGCTCTCGTTCGAGACACTGCCCTACACGGCGTTCTCGAAGACCTACGAGGTCGACTTCCAGGTCGGCGAGTCTGCGGGCACCATGACCGCCATGATGACCGGCGCGAAGACGCGGGGCGGCGTGCTGGGCGTCGATGAGAGCGTGAAGCGCGGTGACTTCGCAGGCGCGCAGGCCGGCTCGCTGCCCACTCTGCTCGAGCGGGCCGAGGACCGCGGCTTGTGGACCGGCGTGGTCACCACCACCACGATCACGCACGCGACCCCGGGCGGCTGCTACGCGCACACGCCCGAGCGGAACTGGGAGGACGACTCGCTCGAGTCTCCGGGCGCACGCGCGGCGGGCTTCCCCGACATCGCGCGCCAGCTGGTCGAGTTCGCGCACGGCGACGGCATCGAGGTCGCCCTGGGCGGCGGCCGCGCCCACTTCACGCCGCGGGCGCGGGGCGCGCAGCTCGGCCGCACGGACGGCCGCGACCTGATCGCGGAGTGGCGCAAGCGCTTCGCGGGCGGCGCGTTCGCGGGCACGCGCGACGAGCTGCTCGCGGTCGACGCGAAGCACGCGCGCTACCTGCTGGGTCTGTTCACGCCCGAGCACATGAGCTTCGAGGGCGACCGCGCACGGGTGACTCCCGCGGCCGAGCCCTCGCTCTCCGAAATGACCGCCAAGGCGCTCGACCTGCTCACGCAGAGCCCCAAGGGCTTCTTCCTCATGGTCGAGGGCGGGCGCATCGACCACGGCCACCACGCGGGCAACGCGCAGCGCGCGCTCGGCGAGACGATCGAGTTCGCCAAGGCCGTGTCGGTCGCGCTCGAGAAGACCAAGAGCAGCGACACGCTGATCGTGGTCACTGCCGACCACAGTCACACGCTGAGCATCTCGGGCTACCCCAAGCGCGGCAACCCGATCCTGGGCCTGGTGGTGGGATCGAACGGCGAGGGCGCGCCGAGCGACGAGCCGGCCAAGGACCTGGCCGGGCGCCCGTACACCACGCTGAACTACGCCAACGGCCCGGGCTACACGGGGAGGTCCGACGTGCAGCCCGAGGGCTCGAAGAAGTTCCCGCACCGGCCCACGAGCGCCGAGGGCGTGAAGGCCGGCCGCCCCGAGCTCACGCAGCAGACGGTCGAGGACCCGGGGTATCTGCAGGAGGCGGTGCTGCCGCTGCCCGCCGAGACGCACGGCGGCGAGGACGTGCCCATCTACGCCGGCGGCCCGGGCGCGGCGGTCTTCCACGGTGCGCAGGAGCAGAACTTCATCTACCACGCGATCGCCGCGGCGCTCGGTCTCGCGACACCGTAGTGTGTAGCCGGTGAGCGACTGCGACGTCGCGGTGATCGGCGGAGGGGTGATCGGCGTCGCCACGGCGCGCGCGCTGGCCGAGCGCGGCGCGCGCGTGGTGTTGCTCGAGCGCGGCGAGCTGTGCTCGGGCGCCTCGTACGGCAACGCCGGCTGGGTCTCGCCGAGTCACGGCACGCCGCTGCCCGCGCCGGGCGTGGTGGGCCAGGCGCTGCGCTGGCTGTTCGACCCCGAGAGCCCCTTCTACGTGAAGCCGCGCGCTTCGCTCGAGCTCGCGCGCTGGCTGATCGGCTTCCTGCGCGCCTCGAGCGCCGCACGCGCGGCCGAGACCATGCGGCTCAACCGCGAGCTGATCGTCTCGAGCCTGCACGAGTACGAGAAGCTGGGCGCCGAGCTGGGCGACGACTTCGGCTTCGCGCAGCGCGGGCTCGTGGTCGCCTGCGAGTCCGACCCGGGGCTGGCCAAGGCGAGACACGAGCTCGAGTCGCTCGAGCGCCTGGGCGGCACGGGACGCGTGCTCTCGGCCGAGGAGCTGCGCGCGGCGCTGCCGGCGGCCTCGCGGTCGCTGCGCGGCGGCGTGCGTTTCCCCGAAGACGCGCACCTCGACCCCGAGCGCCTGGTCCGGGCGTTCGCGCGCCGCGCGACCGCCCTGGGCGCGCAGATCGAGACCGGCCAGGAGGTGCTGGCCTTCGAGCGCGCGGGCCGGCGCATCACGCGCGTGGTCGCCACGAAGGGTGACTTCCGCGCCGACCAGGTCGTGCTCGCCGCGGGCGCGTGGTCGCCGGTGCTGGCCGCCGGGCTCGGCCTGCGGCTGCCCGTGCAGGCGGCCAAGGGCTACAGCGTGACCGTGCAGGCCGGGCCCGAGCCCGTCGCGGAGCCCGTGCTCTTGTTCGAGGCCAAGGTGGCAGTGACTCCGCTGGGCGAGCGGCTGCGCTTCGCGGGCACGCTCGAGCTGGCCGGGCTCGACCTCGCGGTGAACGCGCGCCGAGTCGGGGCGATCCTGCGCGCGGCCGAGCGCTTCCTGCCCGGGCTGGCAGGCGGCGCCCGGCTCGAGACCTGGCGCGGGCTGCGGCCCCTGTGTCCCGACGACCTGCCGATCCTCGGCCGGCCGCGCGCGCTCGAGAACCTGGTGATCGCGACCGGTCACGGCATGAGCGGCATCTCGCAGGCGCCGACGACCGCGCGCCTGGTGGCCGAGCTGTGTCTGGGCGGCGCGCCCGGCCTGCCGCTCGCCCCGTTCTCGCCGGACCGCTTCGCATGAGCGAGATCTTCACTGCGGGTCACTCGAACCGCAGTGCGGAAGAGCTGCTGGCGCTGCTCGCCGAATCCGGAGTGACTCACGTGGCCGACGTGCGCCGCTACCCCGCCTCGCGCCGCTACCCGCAGCACTCGCGCGAGCGACTCAGCGCCTCGCTCGCCGGCGCGGGCATCGGGTACGCGTTCTTCGGCGACGCGCTGGGCGGCAGGCGCGAGGCCACGACGCCGCGCGCCGCCTCGCGCAACGGCGCCTGGTCCGACCCGGCGCTGCGCGCCTTCGCCGATGCGCTCGACACGCCGGAGCTCGAGGCCGGGCTGGGGCGTCTCGCCGAGCTGGCGCGCGCGCAGCCCACGGCGTTCCTGTGCGCCGAGCGCGACTGGCGCAGCTGCCACCGGCAGCTGATCGCGGATGTGCTGGTCGCGCGGGGCTGGCGCGTCACGCACCTGGTGCGTCCGGGCGAGCGCGAGTCGCACCGGCTGCATGCGGCCGCGCGGCTCGAGGGCGGCCGCATCTCGTACCCGTCGCTGCTCTAGGGTACGCTGCCGTTCCCCGAGGAGCCCCGCCGATGACCCGCCGATCCGCTGCCCGCCCCGCGCTCGCGCTCGCGTTCGCCGCCCTGCTCGTCGCCGCGTGCTCGCGCGGTCACGAGGCGCCCAAGCCGGTGGCGGGCCGCACGCTGGCACAGATCTGGCCCGACATTCTCGAACAGCGCGACGTGATCCACGCGGGGTTCGCCAAGCCCCTCGAGGAGGTGACTCACCAGGATTGCGCCGACGTCGACGCCGCCGCGCGCAAGATCGACGCGCTGACCAGCGAGCTCGGCGGCGCGCTCGTGCCCCTGAAGCTCGACCCGGGCCGTATGCGCGCCCTGGGCAACGCCGTGAGCAGCCTGTCCGCGGTCACGCAGCAGATCCGCGAGACCGCGCTCGCCGAGGCTCCGGGCGCCTGGCCCCGGCTGCGCTTCCCGCTCGACGCGAGCCTGCGCGCCTTCGAGAACTTCTTCAGCGCCGACGACCTCGGCCACCAGAGCGTGACCCTGCGCCCCGGCTTCGAGACCGCGCCCCTGCCTGCGCCTCTGTCCCCGATCTGAGCTACTTCGCTCGCCTGCGGCTCGCTGCCGGTCGCCGGCCCGACTTCGACAGCGCGATGATTCGCTCCCATTGCGCGGGCTCGACAGGCATCACGGACAGGCGTGACTGACTCACCAGGCGCAGCTCGGCCAGCGCCGAGTCGGACTTGATCGCGTCGAGCGACACGGGTGACTCGAGCGGCCTCACCGCGGCCAGCTCCACCGCGAGCCAGCGCGCGTCGTCGGCGGTCGGGTCGGGGAACGCCGCGCGAGTCACGCTGGCGATGCCCACGACCTCGGCGTCGTGCGAGTGGTAGAAGAACACCAGGTCGCCGGGCGCCATCGCGGCCAGGAAGTTTCGCGCCTGCGGGTTGCGCACGCCGTCCCAGGTCGTCTTCCCGTCGGCCACGAGCTGCGAGAACGGGTAGACCTCCGGCTCCGACTTCAGGAGCCAGTGACCCTTGGCCATCAGGAGATCTTTCGCACCCGCTCGGGCAGCTGCTTGGCCACGCGGATGATCGGGATGCCGGTCTGCGTGCCGAGATACATTTCGTGCATGGCGCGCGGCATGTCCTCGAACGCGTACACTTCCTTGTGTAGCGTGGGCTTGAACACCACGCCGTACAGCTCGGTCGCGGCGGCGCAGCCCTCGATCGTCTCGTAGTGGGTGTGGTCGATCGTGACTTGCTTCACCGACATGAGCGTCGAGTTGTACGAGACCTGCTGCGAGAGCTGCCAGCCGGCCGACACGTTCACGCCGCAGCGCGCCGACACGGTGAGCCCGGCCTCGAAGCACGCGCCGCGCAGCATGTCGCACACCAGGTGCATGTTCACGCCGCCGGTGAGCTTGCGGCACTCGGCCGAGAAGGCGCGCACGTCGTCGCGCGTCGCGAAGCGGTTGAACGCCTTCTGGTCGATGCCGACGATGCCCTGTTTCTCCAGCGCGGCGCGGCGCTCGGGCGAGCCGGAGCAGAAGAAGGCGTGGTGACCCTCGGCCTTGGCGAGCATGAGAAACAGCTCGCCCACGCCGCCGCCGAACGACAACACGTTCAGCCGCCGCAGGCGCTCGTCGGACACCTTGACGCGGAAGATGCCGAGCGCGCGGCGCCACAGGTGATAGGCGGTGGGGGCGCGCAGCGGCAGCGCGGCCATCTCCCACAGCGACAGGCCGCAGTCGAGCGGCGCCGGCACGAGCTGCCAGTCACCGACCACGGCCTCTTCGCCGTACCAGCCGATCGAGTCCGGCTGGTCGTAGGCCCAGATGCGCTGCGGGAAGCCGTAGACGTCGGGGTCGCCGTTGCAGTGTGTGAGCGCGATGTCGCCCGCCTTGAAGCGCTTCACCTCGGCGCCCACCGAAAGCACCTCGCCCAGCGCGGAGTTGCCGGGATAGATCTTGCCGCCGCGGCGCGCTGCGATGCCGTCAGTGTCTGCCAGGATCGCGTGATCCACGTTGTGCTCGCCCGACACCGCGAGGATGCGCAGGTGCACGTCGCGCGGCCCCATGGCCCGCAGCTCGAGCCGGTCGAGCTTCAAAATGTTCGCGAAATCGATCTTCGAGACGTCGCCGCCGACGCGTTCTTTCTCGGCGGTGATGTCGGTCGCACTGATGGAATAGGCCTTCACCATGGCGCGCATGATGAATGTCCTCCGGGGATCCAGCAAGCGTGCGTTATGATCCCGGCGTGAGCGACGAGACGAAGGTCCGTCGACTTCTTCCGAGCGAAGTCGCAGCGCAGATCCAGGCCAAGATTCTCGACGGGTCATTCGCCCCTGGCGACCGGCTACCGCCCGAGCGCGAGCTGGCGTCGCGCATGCACGTGAACCGCAGCTCGGTGCGCGAGGCGCTGAAGAAGCTCGAGGAGCTGCGCCTGGTCGACATACAGCAGGGCTCCGGCACGCGCGTGCGCGCCAAGGAGCAGGCCAGCTTCGAGCTGGTCTGGACCATGGTGTTCCCCGCCGGCCCCGAGAACGCGGACTGGATCCGCGAGCTGCTCGAGCTGCGCGAGGTGCTCCTGCCCGGCGTGCTGAAGCTGGCGCTGGCGCGCGGCACTGACTCGGAGATCGAGCACGCCGTCGCCGAGATCAAGCGCGTGGCCGATCCGAGCCTCGGCGCCGAAGACTTCGTGGATGGCCTGCGCGAGCTGCAGGGCGTGATCGCCAAGCTGAGTCACAACCGGGTGATGCTCTTGCTCGCGAACTCGATGATGCGCTTCCTCGCCCAGCGGGAGCTCGTGCACGACATGCTCCAGCTGGTGCAGGACCGCCGCGCCCTGCTGCCCTTGCTGCAGCGTTTCGCCATCGCCGTCGCGGCGCGCGACGCCGATACGGCGCACCGCGCCGCGCGTGAGATCCTGCGCCGCGTGACCCAGCTGGTGCTGGCGGCCGCCGAAAACGGCCCCGGCGCGCGGCCCCCGCTGTCCGAGGATAGTTGACCCTGCGCACCTCGCGCGATAAAACCGAAGCCGTTCCCCCCAACCGCACAAGCGAGGAGCAGGCCCCGATGAAAGCCCGCACCAGGCGCCGCCCCGGGGCCGCGAAGAGCTCGATCGAGTTCTTCAAAGGGTTTCTCAAGAATCCGCGCGAGGTTGGCTCGGTGATTCCCAGCTCGCGCTTTCTCACGCGCCGCACGCTCGAGTGCGGCGACGTGCGCGACGCGCGCGTGATCGTCGAGCTCGGCCCCGGCACGGGCGTGCTGACTCGCCACGCGCTCGAGCACATGCGCCCCGACGCGAAGCTGGTGGCGATCGAGATCTCGAGAGACTTCTGCCAGGTGCTGCGCGCCGAGTTTCCCGACCCGCGCCTGCACGTGCACCACGGCAGCGCGACCGAGATCCAGGACGCGCTGGCGAAGATCGGCGAGACGCACGCCGACCTCGTGATGTCCGGCATTCCCTTCTCCACGCTCGAGCGCGGCGTCGGGCTCGCGACGCTGCGCGCCGCCAAAGCCGTGCTCGCGCCGGGCGGCCGCTTCGTCGCGTATCAGTTCCGCAGCAAGGTGCGCGACTTCGGCGAGCCCGTGTTCGGCACGCGCGCCGAGACGCACAGCGGCTTCTGGAACGTGCCTCCCATGAGAATCTACGTGTGGAGGCAAGCCGAGTCACCGGCGTGAGGGTCGAGTTTCCGGGCGGCCCCGACACGCTCGCCGGCGAGCTCGCGCTGCCCGAGCGCTCCGCGCCCGTCTCCGGCGTCGTGATCCTGCACGACGTCTGGGGCCTGGGCGACCTGTACCGCGGGATCGCGAAGCGCCTGGCCGCGGCCGGCTACGCGGCGCTCGCGCTCGACTTGTACGCGCGCGGCGAGCGGCCCGGCAGCCCGGCCGACATGCCGGGAGTCATGCGCTTCATGCACGCGCTGCCCGACCGGCGCGTGCTCGCCGACGTACAGGCCGCGCTGGACTGGCTGCGGGCGCGGCCCGAGGTCGCCGGCCGGCCCGTCGGCCTCACCGGCTTCTGCATGGGCGGCAAGTACACGTTCCTCGCCGCGAGTCACTGCCGCGGCCTCGCCGCCGCGGTCGCGTGGTACGGCATGCTGCGCGCGCCGTCGCTCGACCGCGAGAACCCCGAGCACGCGCTCGACGCGCTCGAACGCGTGCGCTGCCCGGTGCTCGGGCTGTTCGGCGCGGAGGACGCGCTGATCCCGCTGGCCGACGTCGACGAGCTGCGCGCGCGCGCCGCGACCGGCCGCCTGCCGCTCGAGGTCGTGGTGTATCCGGGTGCGGGCCACGCATTCGCCAATGAGATGCGGCCCGAGACCTACCGCAAGCCCGCCGCCGACGACGGCTGGCGCCGCGCGCTCGACTTCTTCGCGAAGCACCTCGCCCCGCGCTGAGCTAGAATCCGCGAGTCACCGGGGGGGAACGTGTCGGAAGCTGCGGTCTACGTGGCCGCGCAGCGCGCGCCGACGCCGAACGTCGACGAAGTCGCGCTCGCGGAGCTGCACGACTCGGAAGAGATCGAGGTCACGACCGACGACGGTTGGACGCTCGTGATCACGCGCTACCGCCCGCGCCCGCAACCGTTCGCACAGCCGCTGCGCGACGTGCCGCTGCTCCTGGTGCACGGCTACACGCAGAACCGCCGCGCGTGGAGCGCGGGTGAGTTCGTGAAGAACATGCTGTTCTTCGGCGCCGACCTGTTCCTGCTCGAGCTGCGCGGTCACGGCAAGAGCTCGCCCGAGCTCACGCGCCGGCGGGCGCGCGAGGCGGGCGTCGCGCAGCCCCCCGACACCGACTACCGCTGGGACCTCGACTCGCACCTGTTGTTCGACCTGCCGGCCGCGGTCGCCGCGGTGAAGCGCGCGTCGGGCCGCGACAAGATCTTCTACTGCGGTCACTCGCTGGGCGGGATCCTCGGCTACGCGTACGCGACGCTGTTCGACGACCTGCTCGGGCTGATCACGATCGGCGCGCCGTCCGACTTCGGGCACCTGCCGCTGTGGCTGCGCGCGCTCTCGTTCGGCCCCCCGCTCGTGTTTCCCGTGGTGGACCTGGCGCTCGCGGGCGCGAACGCGGCGCGGCTCGCCGGCCGTACCTTGCGCCGCTTGCCGGGCATGCGCCCGCCAGCGCACGGCTTCCGGCCCTGGCGCTTCCGCCGCCTGCCGTTCCGGGCCGCCTTCCGCTGGCTCGAGCAGAACCTGCGCGGCGCCGTCCACGCGCCGCTCACTGGCCAGATGCCGTTCAGCCGGCCGCTGCTCTACCAGCCGCGCAACGTGGCGCTGGGCGCGCTGCGGCCGCTCCTGCGCGAGGGCGCCAACGACGAGCCGCGCGCCACGCTCGAGCAGCTCGCGCGCTGGGCGCGGCGCGGCGAGCTCACCAGCCCGGCGCTGCGCCACGACATCGCG
The genomic region above belongs to Myxococcota bacterium and contains:
- a CDS encoding zinc-binding dehydrogenase, giving the protein MRAMVKAYSISATDITAEKERVGGDVSKIDFANILKLDRLELRAMGPRDVHLRILAVSGEHNVDHAILADTDGIAARRGGKIYPGNSALGEVLSVGAEVKRFKAGDIALTHCNGDPDVYGFPQRIWAYDQPDSIGWYGEEAVVGDWQLVPAPLDCGLSLWEMAALPLRAPTAYHLWRRALGIFRVKVSDERLRRLNVLSFGGGVGELFLMLAKAEGHHAFFCSGSPERRAALEKQGIVGIDQKAFNRFATRDDVRAFSAECRKLTGGVNMHLVCDMLRGACFEAGLTVSARCGVNVSAGWQLSQQVSYNSTLMSVKQVTIDHTHYETIEGCAAATELYGVVFKPTLHKEVYAFEDMPRAMHEMYLGTQTGIPIIRVAKQLPERVRKIS
- a CDS encoding EVE domain-containing protein; the protein is MAKGHWLLKSEPEVYPFSQLVADGKTTWDGVRNPQARNFLAAMAPGDLVFFYHSHDAEVVGIASVTRAAFPDPTADDARWLAVELAAVRPLESPVSLDAIKSDSALAELRLVSQSRLSVMPVEPAQWERIIALSKSGRRPAASRRRAK
- a CDS encoding dienelactone hydrolase family protein → MRVEFPGGPDTLAGELALPERSAPVSGVVILHDVWGLGDLYRGIAKRLAAAGYAALALDLYARGERPGSPADMPGVMRFMHALPDRRVLADVQAALDWLRARPEVAGRPVGLTGFCMGGKYTFLAASHCRGLAAAVAWYGMLRAPSLDRENPEHALDALERVRCPVLGLFGAEDALIPLADVDELRARAATGRLPLEVVVYPGAGHAFANEMRPETYRKPAADDGWRRALDFFAKHLAPR
- a CDS encoding FAD-dependent oxidoreductase, producing MSDCDVAVIGGGVIGVATARALAERGARVVLLERGELCSGASYGNAGWVSPSHGTPLPAPGVVGQALRWLFDPESPFYVKPRASLELARWLIGFLRASSAARAAETMRLNRELIVSSLHEYEKLGAELGDDFGFAQRGLVVACESDPGLAKARHELESLERLGGTGRVLSAEELRAALPAASRSLRGGVRFPEDAHLDPERLVRAFARRATALGAQIETGQEVLAFERAGRRITRVVATKGDFRADQVVLAAGAWSPVLAAGLGLRLPVQAAKGYSVTVQAGPEPVAEPVLLFEAKVAVTPLGERLRFAGTLELAGLDLAVNARRVGAILRAAERFLPGLAGGARLETWRGLRPLCPDDLPILGRPRALENLVIATGHGMSGISQAPTTARLVAELCLGGAPGLPLAPFSPDRFA
- a CDS encoding threonine dehydratase, whose product is MTRSALLAELEADAAFVYRTLSPTPQIAWPLLAGRAGCEVWVKHENHGPLGSFKARGGLTYVRELCASRPAVRGVVSATRGNHGQSVPFAARRAGLEATIVVPHGNSVDKNAAIRALGAKLIEHGRDFQEAFEHAQSLAKSHDLHFFPSFHPWLVRGVSTCAWELLRAQPQLDLLYVPIGLGSGVCGALRAREALGLRTRIVGVVAERAPTYALSFEAGRPVPTDSADTLADGLAVRVPDAEALERIRAGVERVVRVSEAEIRSAMRALFSDTHNVAEGAGAAALAACLAERGALAGQRVGVILSGGNVDRALYASVLSEKE
- a CDS encoding DUF488 domain-containing protein — protein: MSEIFTAGHSNRSAEELLALLAESGVTHVADVRRYPASRRYPQHSRERLSASLAGAGIGYAFFGDALGGRREATTPRAASRNGAWSDPALRAFADALDTPELEAGLGRLAELARAQPTAFLCAERDWRSCHRQLIADVLVARGWRVTHLVRPGERESHRLHAAARLEGGRISYPSLL
- a CDS encoding methyltransferase domain-containing protein, translating into MKARTRRRPGAAKSSIEFFKGFLKNPREVGSVIPSSRFLTRRTLECGDVRDARVIVELGPGTGVLTRHALEHMRPDAKLVAIEISRDFCQVLRAEFPDPRLHVHHGSATEIQDALAKIGETHADLVMSGIPFSTLERGVGLATLRAAKAVLAPGGRFVAYQFRSKVRDFGEPVFGTRAETHSGFWNVPPMRIYVWRQAESPA
- a CDS encoding alpha/beta fold hydrolase — encoded protein: MSEAAVYVAAQRAPTPNVDEVALAELHDSEEIEVTTDDGWTLVITRYRPRPQPFAQPLRDVPLLLVHGYTQNRRAWSAGEFVKNMLFFGADLFLLELRGHGKSSPELTRRRAREAGVAQPPDTDYRWDLDSHLLFDLPAAVAAVKRASGRDKIFYCGHSLGGILGYAYATLFDDLLGLITIGAPSDFGHLPLWLRALSFGPPLVFPVVDLALAGANAARLAGRTLRRLPGMRPPAHGFRPWRFRRLPFRAAFRWLEQNLRGAVHAPLTGQMPFSRPLLYQPRNVALGALRPLLREGANDEPRATLEQLARWARRGELTSPALRHDIAAAFPRIHVPLAIFFGDEDPLASVETTRNVYRAASSDYLLWRPVRGNSHLELTMGYDIRQICYDVKNLMTYALDHEGVTAAAPRRRRAR
- a CDS encoding GntR family transcriptional regulator — its product is MSDETKVRRLLPSEVAAQIQAKILDGSFAPGDRLPPERELASRMHVNRSSVREALKKLEELRLVDIQQGSGTRVRAKEQASFELVWTMVFPAGPENADWIRELLELREVLLPGVLKLALARGTDSEIEHAVAEIKRVADPSLGAEDFVDGLRELQGVIAKLSHNRVMLLLANSMMRFLAQRELVHDMLQLVQDRRALLPLLQRFAIAVAARDADTAHRAAREILRRVTQLVLAAAENGPGARPPLSEDS
- a CDS encoding alkaline phosphatase gives rise to the protein MRLTPICVASILACAALGARAADPAQNPWFQQGREALKKAAAGLQPAHARNAILFVGDGMGIATVTAARILEGQRRGQSGEENRLSFETLPYTAFSKTYEVDFQVGESAGTMTAMMTGAKTRGGVLGVDESVKRGDFAGAQAGSLPTLLERAEDRGLWTGVVTTTTITHATPGGCYAHTPERNWEDDSLESPGARAAGFPDIARQLVEFAHGDGIEVALGGGRAHFTPRARGAQLGRTDGRDLIAEWRKRFAGGAFAGTRDELLAVDAKHARYLLGLFTPEHMSFEGDRARVTPAAEPSLSEMTAKALDLLTQSPKGFFLMVEGGRIDHGHHAGNAQRALGETIEFAKAVSVALEKTKSSDTLIVVTADHSHTLSISGYPKRGNPILGLVVGSNGEGAPSDEPAKDLAGRPYTTLNYANGPGYTGRSDVQPEGSKKFPHRPTSAEGVKAGRPELTQQTVEDPGYLQEAVLPLPAETHGGEDVPIYAGGPGAAVFHGAQEQNFIYHAIAAALGLATP